A stretch of the Microtus ochrogaster isolate Prairie Vole_2 chromosome X, MicOch1.0, whole genome shotgun sequence genome encodes the following:
- the LOC101991475 gene encoding EKC/KEOPS complex subunit Lage3-like, whose protein sequence is MQDPGENKSCKVGGEEEECGQHTTENPDEQASSQISEAENDNGNSPRESHPQDSGSQAVQCSLDSRSPVEARVVAEQAPVAPQEEQVPIIPGPSGDAATTAGSRLLEFSVTVPFRTAVEANIACRSLASNVQQQQVMVQHEFTVNDSTLTVRWTTEDPVLFRTSINAFLDQLSLVMRNIPRPVFMAVFKQGRGRNNES, encoded by the exons ATGCAGGATCCTGGTGAGAACAAGAGTTGTAAAGTAGGTGGTGAAGAAGAGGAGTGTGGCCAGCATACAACTGAAAACCCAGATGAGCAAGCTAGCTCACAGATTTCTGAAGCCGAGAATGACAATGGAAACTCCCCTCGTGAAAGTCACCCTCAAGATTCTGGTAGCCAGGCTGTCCAATGCAGCCTCGACTCAAGGAGCCCTGTAGAGGCAAGAGTTGTGGCAGAACAAGCACCTGTAGCTCCTCAGGAGGAGCAGGTACCAATTATCCCAGGACCCAGTGGAGATGCTGCAACAACAGCTGGAAGTCGACTCCTGGAGTT TTCTGTAACAGTGCCATTCAGGACTGCTGTGGAGGCAAACATAGCCTGCAGATCCCTGGCCTCAAATGTCCAGCAACAGCAAGTGATGGTTCAGCATGAGTTCACCGTGAATGACAGTACTCTGACTGT GAGGTGGACCACTGAAGATCCTGTTCTCTTCCGAACATCCATCAATGCCTTCCTTGATCAGCTTTCCTTGGTGATGAGGAATATCCCACGGCCAGTGTTTATGGCTGTTTTcaaacaaggaagaggaagaaataatgaaTCCTAG